One part of the Sphingobacterium sp. LZ7M1 genome encodes these proteins:
- the rpsF gene encoding 30S ribosomal protein S6, protein MQQYESVIILTPLLSEDAAKEAIAKFKDILTEGGAEIIAEDNWGLRKLAYPIQKKTTGFYHLTEFKAPGELIKKLEVEYKRDERVMRFLTISLDKHAVAYNEKKRSGAFNKKAETKTEEVAN, encoded by the coding sequence ATGCAACAGTACGAATCTGTAATCATTCTTACCCCGTTGCTTTCAGAAGATGCTGCGAAAGAAGCAATCGCAAAATTCAAAGACATCTTGACAGAAGGCGGAGCCGAAATTATCGCTGAAGATAATTGGGGTTTGAGAAAATTAGCGTATCCGATCCAGAAAAAAACAACTGGATTCTATCACTTAACTGAATTCAAGGCTCCAGGTGAATTAATCAAAAAATTAGAGGTTGAATACAAACGTGATGAGCGCGTGATGCGTTTCTTAACAATCTCTCTAGATAAGCACGCAGTGGCTTACAACGAGAAAAAACGTAGCGGTGCATTCAACAAAAAGGCAGAAACTAAAACTGAGGA
- a CDS encoding pyridoxal phosphate-dependent aminotransferase, whose amino-acid sequence MSTTSILSDRINNLSESATLKMTKLGRELAAKGINVISLSVGEPDFNTPEHVKDAAKKALDENWTRYSPVSGYPELRQAIVNKLKNENGLDYDISNIVVSTGAKQSLSNVLLTLVNPGEEVIIPTPYWVSYSEMVVLAEGKSVYIDTTIESDFKITPEQLEAAITPKSKVFMFSSPCNPTGSVYSKAELEALVKVFEKHPQIYIISDEIYEHINFVDKHESIAQFPSIKDRVIIINGFSKAFAMTGWRLGYIAANKEIAAANEKMQGQTTSGTCSISQRAGIAAYEQGLESVLEMKEAFARRRQLVYDLLNDIPGVKTNLPDGAFYFFPEISSFFGKKDPEGNVINNSADLALYLLNYGHVATVGGDSFGNNNYIRLSYAASDENLKEALRRIKEALANLK is encoded by the coding sequence ATGAGTACAACATCCATATTATCCGATAGAATAAACAATCTATCCGAGTCAGCAACATTAAAGATGACCAAATTGGGCCGTGAACTGGCGGCTAAGGGCATTAATGTAATTAGTTTGAGTGTAGGTGAACCTGATTTCAATACGCCTGAGCATGTAAAAGATGCTGCCAAGAAGGCATTGGATGAAAACTGGACCCGTTACTCCCCTGTTTCTGGTTATCCTGAACTTCGCCAAGCGATCGTAAATAAATTAAAAAATGAAAACGGTTTAGATTATGATATCTCTAATATCGTGGTTTCCACAGGTGCCAAGCAATCCCTTTCCAATGTATTGCTAACCCTTGTAAATCCAGGTGAAGAAGTGATCATCCCTACCCCATATTGGGTTTCCTATTCGGAAATGGTGGTATTGGCCGAAGGAAAATCAGTTTACATTGATACGACGATCGAATCCGATTTCAAGATCACTCCAGAACAATTAGAAGCTGCGATTACTCCAAAATCAAAAGTCTTCATGTTCTCCTCGCCTTGTAACCCTACAGGTTCCGTATATTCAAAAGCTGAATTGGAAGCCTTGGTAAAGGTATTTGAAAAACATCCACAGATCTATATCATCTCTGATGAGATCTATGAGCATATCAATTTCGTAGACAAGCACGAGTCTATCGCACAATTCCCATCCATTAAGGACCGTGTAATCATTATCAATGGTTTTTCAAAAGCATTTGCGATGACGGGATGGCGCCTTGGCTACATCGCTGCGAACAAAGAAATCGCTGCTGCAAACGAAAAAATGCAAGGACAAACGACTTCAGGTACATGTTCTATCTCTCAACGTGCTGGTATTGCTGCATATGAGCAAGGATTGGAAAGTGTCCTGGAAATGAAAGAAGCATTTGCGCGTCGTCGTCAATTGGTATATGACCTTTTGAATGATATCCCAGGTGTGAAAACAAACTTACCTGATGGAGCATTCTATTTCTTCCCAGAGATCAGCTCTTTCTTTGGTAAAAAAGATCCTGAAGGAAATGTAATCAATAACTCAGCAGACCTTGCTTTATACTTATTGAACTACGGTCATGTTGCTACTGTTGGTGGAGACTCTTTCGGTAACAACAATTATATCCGCCTTTCCTATGCTGCTTCTGACGAAAACTTAAAAGAAGCCCTTCGCAGAATCAAAGAAGCATTGGCGAATTTAAAATAG
- a CDS encoding bile acid:sodium symporter family protein encodes MKLKFDGFIIALIFMIFLAYIYPDVAGYLDGKFLNALISVGVALVFFFYGLKLSFNEIKDGMKNWKLHLSVQLFTFGLFPLLVLLFRPLVHTETQEQFWLSFYFLAALPSTVTSSVVMVSIAKGNVPAAIFNASISGLIGVAITPLLMHFFLEVGEVNVFGELYIGLLFEVLLPVILGLLIQPYWGKWAHKYGKALSNFDKGVVLLIVYSSFSESFMNDIFNTIGTDYLASLFVAVIALFFTVYLIILLFVRYVLKFNREDRISALFCGSKKSLTHGSVFSKFLFANNPKLGLYILPLMIYHAFQIFVMTIIAQRLGNQKDEGILTKK; translated from the coding sequence ATGAAGTTAAAATTTGATGGGTTTATTATAGCCTTGATTTTCATGATATTCCTTGCCTACATTTATCCCGATGTTGCAGGTTATTTAGACGGCAAGTTTTTAAATGCTTTGATCAGTGTTGGTGTCGCGTTGGTATTCTTCTTTTATGGGTTGAAACTGAGTTTCAATGAAATCAAGGACGGAATGAAGAATTGGAAACTTCATTTGTCTGTTCAGCTCTTCACCTTTGGTCTTTTCCCGTTGCTTGTATTATTGTTCCGCCCATTGGTGCATACTGAAACACAGGAGCAATTTTGGCTATCCTTTTATTTCTTGGCCGCATTACCTTCTACCGTAACCTCTTCGGTAGTGATGGTTTCCATTGCAAAAGGAAATGTTCCTGCTGCCATATTTAATGCTTCCATTTCTGGGTTGATCGGTGTTGCCATTACTCCATTACTGATGCACTTCTTTTTGGAAGTTGGTGAAGTCAATGTCTTCGGGGAATTATATATAGGTCTTTTATTTGAAGTTCTCCTTCCTGTAATACTGGGCTTACTAATACAACCATATTGGGGGAAATGGGCCCATAAGTATGGGAAAGCTTTATCCAATTTTGATAAAGGAGTCGTTCTGCTGATCGTATATAGCAGTTTCTCGGAATCTTTTATGAATGATATTTTCAATACCATAGGTACAGATTATTTAGCTAGTTTATTTGTCGCTGTTATTGCCCTGTTCTTTACGGTTTATCTGATTATTTTATTGTTCGTACGTTATGTGTTGAAGTTCAATCGCGAGGATAGGATTTCTGCATTGTTCTGTGGGTCAAAGAAATCGCTTACACATGGTAGTGTATTCTCTAAATTTTTGTTTGCCAATAACCCTAAATTAGGGCTGTACATATTACCATTGATGATTTATCATGCCTTTCAGATTTTTGTAATGACCATTATAGCGCAACGCTTGGGAAATCAGAAAGATGAGGGTATATTAACAAAAAAGTAA
- a CDS encoding cation diffusion facilitator family transporter, whose protein sequence is MNRQMRLVLLSLVTGIVLMLIKFVAYFITESNAIFSDAAESIVNIVASGFAYYSIYLAAQPKDENHPYGHGKVEFFSVFVEGGMIFIAGSIILIKSIYAVFSPQPISNVEEGMYLILATSLINYGVGFYLMKRGKALRSLTIEADGKHLQVDAYSSIGLIAGLLLMKLTGLAWIDLALSFVLGTFILYNGYKLLRKSISGLMDESDAEVVEEVVEILNKNRKSEWIDVHNLRIQRYGQELHIDCHLTLPNYYDLNQVHDSISDFDSLLNDNLASKTEFFIHADPCMPECCHYCTVENCPIRSEPYSKHIDWNIVNVTKNMKHFRKA, encoded by the coding sequence ATGAATAGGCAAATGAGATTGGTTTTGTTATCCTTGGTTACCGGTATCGTATTGATGCTTATCAAGTTTGTGGCCTATTTTATCACCGAGTCTAACGCCATTTTTTCTGATGCCGCTGAAAGTATTGTCAATATTGTCGCTTCTGGCTTTGCCTATTACAGTATTTACCTTGCTGCCCAACCTAAAGACGAAAACCATCCCTATGGGCACGGAAAAGTAGAATTCTTCTCTGTGTTTGTTGAAGGGGGAATGATATTCATCGCTGGTAGCATTATCCTCATTAAATCCATCTATGCCGTTTTCTCACCTCAACCTATAAGTAATGTAGAAGAGGGTATGTACTTGATATTAGCGACTTCCCTGATTAACTATGGGGTTGGATTCTATCTGATGAAAAGGGGGAAAGCTCTACGTTCACTGACCATTGAAGCTGATGGAAAGCATTTACAGGTGGATGCATACAGTTCAATAGGCTTGATTGCAGGACTCCTATTAATGAAACTTACCGGCTTGGCCTGGATTGACCTAGCCCTTTCTTTTGTCCTCGGTACGTTCATTTTATATAATGGCTATAAACTTTTGAGAAAGTCGATTTCTGGTCTAATGGATGAATCGGATGCAGAAGTAGTGGAGGAAGTTGTCGAAATCCTGAACAAGAACAGGAAATCAGAATGGATAGATGTCCACAATCTCCGCATACAACGATATGGACAGGAACTGCACATAGACTGTCATTTAACTTTACCTAACTATTATGACCTTAACCAGGTCCATGACAGTATCTCCGATTTTGATTCGCTATTGAACGATAATCTGGCCTCCAAGACGGAATTCTTTATACATGCTGACCCATGCATGCCAGAATGTTGCCATTATTGCACAGTGGAAAATTGCCCTATCCGCTCTGAGCCTTACTCCAAGCATATTGATTGGAACATTGTAAATGTCACCAAAAATATGAAGCACTTCAGGAAAGCCTAA
- a CDS encoding nuclear transport factor 2 family protein, with amino-acid sequence MPLLERLIFKEYFDLMDANSIFIGSDATERWDKQEFMDYAKPHFDKGKAWNFSSLERNIEFSEDGKTAWIDELLNTQMKICRGSGVLVLKDGKWLIKQYVLSMTVPNDLADEVVKMKADIENGIIEELKLK; translated from the coding sequence ATGCCGCTGCTGGAAAGGCTGATTTTTAAGGAGTATTTTGACCTAATGGATGCTAATTCCATCTTTATCGGTTCGGATGCTACAGAACGTTGGGACAAGCAGGAATTCATGGATTATGCCAAGCCACACTTCGATAAGGGCAAAGCTTGGAACTTCAGCAGTCTGGAAAGAAATATAGAATTTTCGGAAGATGGTAAAACCGCATGGATAGATGAATTGTTAAATACACAAATGAAGATCTGTAGAGGTTCGGGCGTTTTGGTACTCAAAGATGGGAAATGGTTGATCAAACAGTATGTGCTGTCGATGACTGTGCCAAATGATTTGGCTGATGAAGTGGTCAAAATGAAAGCCGATATAGAGAATGGAATTATTGAAGAATTAAAACTTAAATAA
- a CDS encoding GNAT family N-acetyltransferase, with amino-acid sequence MLVKHEENGNKGSFLAIEDGKTIGEMTYSKAGPGKIIIDHTEVDPEEKGKGIGSVLLNKAVEHARDSKLKIMPLCPFAKAQFDRDVNIRDVLF; translated from the coding sequence ATGTTAGTGAAACACGAAGAAAATGGAAATAAGGGATCATTTTTAGCCATTGAAGATGGTAAAACAATAGGTGAAATGACCTATTCCAAAGCTGGACCTGGTAAGATCATTATCGACCATACCGAGGTAGATCCAGAAGAAAAAGGAAAAGGGATTGGTTCTGTTTTATTGAACAAGGCCGTTGAGCATGCGCGGGATAGCAAATTGAAAATTATGCCTTTATGCCCTTTTGCAAAGGCGCAATTCGATCGTGACGTAAATATCCGCGATGTCCTGTTTTAA
- a CDS encoding NADP-dependent isocitrate dehydrogenase: MSSKIIYTKTDEAPLLATYSFLPIVQAFAKTADIEVELRDISLAGRILANLNEYLSEDQKTTDALAELGQLATTPDANIIKLPNISASIPQLKAAIAELQKAGYKIPNYPDAPANEEEEKIKAAYAKVLGSAVNPVLREGNSDRRAPKAVKNYAKANPHRMGAWASDSKTKVTSMQDGDFYSSEQSLTLDADSQFKIEFVAANGDAKELKGLAKLKAGEVIDSSVMHVAKLKEFVAQAIQDAKEAGVLLSAHLKATMMKVSDPIIFGAIVEVYFKDVFEKYGSLFKELGINKNNGLGEVYAKIAGTPQEAEVKAAIDAAIANGPDLAMVNSDKGITNLHVPSDVIVDASMPAMIRIGGKMWDKEGAERDTLAIIPDRSYAGIYEAVIEDCKVNGAYDPKTMGSVPNVGLMAQKAEEYGSHDKTFQAPSNGVIKVVDNNGKTLMEQQVEEGDIFRMCQTKDAPIQDWVKLAVNRARLSDTPAVFWLDENRAHDREIIKKVKTYLADHDTKGLDIRILSPIEATKFSIERIRKGEDTISVTGNVLRDYLTDLFPILELGTSAKMLSIVPLMNGGGLFETGAGGSAPKHVEQFLEEGYLRWDSLGEFLALQASLEHLAQTQNNEKAQVLADALDEANAKFLANDKSPARKVGQIDNRGSHFYLATYWAEALAKQTKDAELASKFAGLAKALTEQEAKINEELIAAQGKAQEIGGYYYPNDELASKAMRPSETLNSALSSL; the protein is encoded by the coding sequence ATGTCATCTAAGATCATTTACACAAAAACAGATGAAGCGCCTTTATTGGCAACGTATTCATTTCTACCTATCGTTCAAGCATTCGCAAAAACTGCTGATATTGAAGTCGAATTAAGAGATATTTCATTGGCAGGACGTATCCTAGCTAATTTAAACGAATATTTATCGGAAGACCAAAAAACTACAGATGCCTTGGCAGAGTTAGGACAATTGGCTACTACTCCTGATGCAAACATCATTAAACTTCCTAATATTTCTGCTTCTATTCCTCAGTTAAAAGCAGCGATTGCTGAATTGCAAAAAGCTGGATATAAGATTCCAAATTATCCAGATGCACCAGCAAACGAGGAAGAAGAGAAGATCAAAGCTGCTTACGCTAAAGTTTTAGGTTCTGCAGTAAACCCTGTTTTACGTGAAGGAAACTCTGACCGTCGTGCGCCGAAAGCTGTTAAGAACTACGCTAAAGCTAACCCGCACAGAATGGGTGCATGGGCTTCTGATAGCAAAACGAAGGTAACTTCTATGCAAGATGGCGATTTCTACAGTTCTGAGCAATCATTGACATTGGATGCTGACAGTCAATTTAAAATAGAATTTGTGGCTGCTAATGGTGATGCTAAAGAATTAAAAGGCCTTGCTAAATTGAAAGCGGGAGAAGTAATTGATTCTTCAGTTATGCATGTTGCTAAATTGAAAGAATTTGTTGCTCAAGCGATACAAGATGCTAAGGAAGCTGGAGTTTTATTGTCAGCTCACTTAAAAGCGACCATGATGAAGGTTTCTGACCCTATTATCTTTGGTGCTATCGTTGAAGTTTATTTTAAAGATGTTTTTGAAAAATACGGTTCTCTTTTTAAAGAATTAGGCATCAATAAGAACAATGGTTTAGGCGAAGTGTATGCTAAAATTGCTGGTACCCCTCAAGAAGCTGAGGTAAAAGCTGCAATCGATGCTGCAATTGCGAATGGACCAGACCTAGCGATGGTTAATTCGGATAAAGGAATTACTAACCTACATGTTCCTTCTGATGTGATCGTTGATGCTTCAATGCCAGCAATGATCCGTATCGGTGGAAAGATGTGGGATAAAGAAGGTGCAGAACGCGATACTTTAGCGATCATTCCTGATAGATCTTATGCAGGAATTTATGAAGCCGTTATTGAAGACTGTAAAGTAAATGGTGCATACGACCCTAAAACTATGGGTTCAGTTCCTAACGTTGGTCTTATGGCTCAAAAGGCTGAAGAATATGGTTCTCATGATAAAACTTTCCAAGCTCCTTCAAATGGGGTGATCAAAGTTGTAGACAACAATGGCAAGACATTGATGGAACAACAGGTTGAAGAAGGTGATATCTTCCGTATGTGTCAGACTAAAGACGCTCCAATCCAAGATTGGGTTAAATTAGCGGTAAATCGCGCTCGTCTGTCAGATACTCCAGCAGTATTCTGGTTAGATGAAAACCGTGCTCACGATAGAGAAATCATCAAGAAAGTAAAAACTTACTTGGCTGATCATGATACTAAAGGATTAGATATCCGTATTTTATCTCCAATTGAAGCTACTAAATTCTCCATTGAGAGAATCCGTAAAGGCGAGGATACTATTTCGGTAACTGGAAACGTATTACGTGACTACCTTACTGACTTATTCCCAATCCTAGAACTTGGTACTTCAGCTAAAATGCTATCAATCGTTCCATTAATGAATGGTGGTGGTCTATTTGAAACTGGCGCCGGTGGTTCTGCTCCTAAACACGTTGAACAATTCTTGGAAGAGGGTTATTTACGTTGGGATTCATTGGGTGAATTCTTGGCATTACAAGCTTCATTGGAACATTTAGCACAAACTCAGAATAATGAGAAAGCTCAAGTATTGGCAGATGCCCTTGATGAGGCAAATGCGAAATTCTTGGCAAATGATAAGTCTCCAGCTCGTAAAGTTGGACAAATCGATAACCGTGGTTCTCACTTCTATTTAGCTACTTACTGGGCAGAAGCTTTGGCTAAGCAAACCAAAGATGCTGAATTGGCATCTAAATTCGCTGGTTTAGCTAAGGCTTTAACGGAACAAGAGGCTAAGATCAATGAGGAATTGATTGCAGCGCAAGGAAAAGCTCAAGAAATCGGTGGATATTATTATCCAAATGATGAATTAGCTTCAAAAGCAATGCGTCCTTCTGAAACATTGAATTCTGCACTAAGTTCTTTGTAG
- a CDS encoding sugar phosphate isomerase/epimerase, translating to MSNNSRRNFLQRSALGAAAVLTSPSWLTSQAETKDSGLADQNSLKLGIAGYSFVNFNLEQSLAMMKRMDVRYLCIKDFHLPLNSTAEQIAAFHKKLAESNVTGYAVGPIYMKTEAEIDKAFDYCKRVGVNLMIGIPEIKDLPYVAKKAKENNIKFGIHNHGPEDKIYPNATVIWNHIKDLDKNLGMCFDMGHDTRDGQDAIKDYVKYKDRIFDIHLKNVTAADAKGSTCELGRGVINIPAFVKALLKNKYSGCCSIEFEKDMKDPLAGIAESVGYFRGVLSAV from the coding sequence ATGAGCAATAACAGTAGAAGAAATTTTTTGCAACGCAGTGCATTGGGAGCTGCAGCGGTATTGACAAGTCCAAGTTGGTTAACTAGTCAGGCTGAAACTAAAGATTCAGGTTTGGCAGACCAAAATAGTCTGAAATTAGGAATAGCAGGCTATAGCTTTGTGAATTTTAATTTGGAACAGTCCCTGGCGATGATGAAAAGGATGGATGTAAGGTATCTTTGCATCAAAGATTTTCATTTGCCCCTGAATAGTACCGCAGAGCAGATTGCTGCATTTCACAAGAAATTGGCTGAATCAAATGTGACGGGTTATGCTGTCGGCCCAATCTATATGAAGACCGAAGCTGAGATTGACAAAGCATTTGATTATTGCAAGCGGGTAGGTGTGAATTTGATGATCGGTATTCCAGAAATCAAAGATCTTCCGTATGTGGCCAAGAAAGCCAAAGAAAATAATATCAAGTTTGGAATCCATAACCATGGCCCGGAAGATAAGATCTATCCGAATGCTACGGTTATATGGAACCATATCAAAGATTTGGATAAAAATCTAGGAATGTGTTTTGATATGGGGCATGATACCAGAGATGGACAAGATGCCATCAAAGATTATGTCAAATACAAGGATCGGATATTTGATATCCACCTGAAGAATGTGACAGCAGCTGATGCAAAGGGCTCGACATGTGAACTAGGACGTGGAGTGATCAATATCCCTGCCTTTGTAAAAGCCTTGTTGAAAAACAAGTACAGTGGTTGCTGCAGTATTGAATTTGAAAAGGACATGAAAGATCCGTTGGCTGGAATTGCAGAGTCGGTAGGTTACTTTAGAGGTGTGCTCAGCGCAGTCTAA
- a CDS encoding PDZ domain-containing protein — protein MKIIILLLLNLMFLHSYAQRNFSLIHPKKNSFKFDLSGNLVIIPVKLNGVELAFLLDTGVKETILFATPQDSVPLENVSKVKFSGIGIEDGVEGIMAIGNELLVGNTLIDSLHNIYVVDGEDLDLSSHIGVPINGILGSHFFEDYLIKVDYLKKRISIYDAYDYPEKLTNKFTKLPIQLERSRPYVHIDVDLGTQKVKDAKMLVDMGNSDGMLVFPFLLDSFVVHEPSIYDFIGRGFNGLIFGRRNRIEGFDWSGFYIKEPIVSYPDSNAVHAAKLAVNRVGSIGNQVLKHFQVLFNYPKNEIYLKKNRNFGKKFEINMSGMEIKHDGLEWTKRRLTTNIGKRDSENPNSGINVYNYEEFKYEFILRPIYKIASVREGSPADLAGVKVDDELLKVNGSSAQSMKLKQIIGKLMHKEGEEIRLVLLRGTEEVKAQFILEDPIPFQKKLQ, from the coding sequence ATGAAAATCATAATTCTATTATTGCTGAACTTGATGTTCTTGCATAGTTATGCGCAAAGAAATTTTTCGTTGATTCACCCCAAAAAGAATTCTTTCAAATTTGATCTCAGTGGAAACCTGGTCATTATCCCTGTCAAGCTAAATGGGGTTGAACTGGCATTTTTATTGGATACTGGGGTCAAAGAAACAATCCTTTTTGCCACTCCCCAAGATTCGGTTCCTTTGGAGAATGTTTCTAAGGTTAAGTTTTCGGGCATAGGGATAGAAGATGGGGTGGAAGGAATTATGGCAATTGGAAATGAGTTATTGGTCGGTAATACCTTGATCGACAGTCTGCATAATATATATGTTGTTGATGGTGAAGATCTAGATCTGTCCAGCCATATCGGTGTCCCAATTAATGGAATCTTGGGGAGCCACTTCTTTGAAGATTACCTAATAAAAGTAGATTATCTGAAGAAAAGGATCAGTATTTATGATGCTTATGATTACCCTGAAAAGTTGACCAATAAATTTACCAAGCTGCCAATTCAATTGGAGAGGAGCAGACCCTATGTACATATCGATGTTGATTTAGGGACACAAAAGGTTAAAGATGCAAAGATGCTTGTGGACATGGGCAATTCTGATGGTATGTTGGTTTTTCCATTTTTGCTGGATTCTTTTGTAGTTCATGAACCAAGTATTTATGATTTTATTGGTCGAGGTTTCAATGGTTTGATCTTTGGTCGACGCAATAGGATAGAAGGTTTTGATTGGTCGGGCTTTTACATCAAGGAACCAATTGTATCTTATCCGGATTCCAATGCCGTGCATGCTGCGAAACTTGCTGTGAACCGTGTTGGGTCGATTGGCAATCAGGTATTGAAACATTTTCAGGTGTTGTTTAATTATCCCAAGAACGAGATCTATCTAAAAAAGAACCGGAATTTCGGAAAGAAATTCGAAATAAATATGTCTGGGATGGAGATCAAGCATGACGGACTGGAATGGACAAAGAGAAGACTGACCACGAACATTGGAAAAAGAGATTCAGAAAATCCGAACTCTGGTATCAATGTTTATAATTATGAAGAATTTAAATACGAATTTATTTTACGACCTATCTACAAAATAGCAAGTGTCAGAGAAGGCTCACCTGCGGATTTGGCAGGTGTGAAAGTGGATGATGAATTGCTCAAAGTCAATGGCAGCAGTGCCCAAAGTATGAAATTGAAGCAGATAATTGGAAAATTAATGCATAAGGAAGGAGAGGAGATCCGATTGGTTCTCTTGCGGGGAACTGAAGAAGTGAAGGCTCAATTTATTTTAGAGGATCCTATCCCTTTCCAGAAGAAACTGCAATAA
- a CDS encoding acetyl-CoA carboxylase carboxyltransferase subunit alpha, producing METTFDFEKPIADLQTQIEKVKQVEEKTKVDMGATVRELEEKLEQTKVEVYSNMTGWQKVQMSRHPDRPQTFDYIDLICDDFIELHGDRNVRDDKAIVGGFATIGGQSVMVIGHQKGKNTKERQFRNFGMANPEGYRKALRLMKMAEKFNKPVVTLIDTMGAYPGLEAEERGQGEAIARNLLEMSVLKVPIICIVIGEGASGGALGIGIGDKVYMLQNTWYSVISPESCSSILWRSWDQKERAAEALKLTAEDMLGNGLIDGIIEEPIGGAHQDPEATALNVKNKILSDLAVLGAKDSDTLVAERIDKFSKMGVVNE from the coding sequence ATGGAAACAACATTTGATTTTGAAAAGCCGATTGCTGATCTACAAACGCAAATCGAAAAGGTTAAACAAGTAGAAGAAAAAACCAAAGTCGATATGGGCGCAACAGTTCGCGAATTGGAAGAAAAACTCGAGCAAACAAAAGTTGAGGTGTATAGCAATATGACTGGCTGGCAGAAAGTTCAGATGTCCAGACATCCTGATAGACCACAAACATTCGATTATATTGACTTGATCTGTGATGACTTTATTGAGTTGCACGGAGATAGGAACGTACGTGATGATAAAGCTATTGTTGGCGGTTTTGCTACCATTGGCGGTCAATCAGTAATGGTTATCGGTCACCAAAAAGGAAAGAATACCAAGGAGCGTCAGTTCCGTAATTTCGGAATGGCTAACCCTGAAGGATATAGAAAAGCGCTGCGTTTGATGAAGATGGCAGAGAAATTCAACAAACCTGTAGTCACATTAATCGATACGATGGGGGCTTATCCTGGATTAGAGGCTGAAGAGCGTGGACAAGGTGAAGCAATTGCAAGAAACCTACTTGAAATGTCCGTTCTTAAAGTGCCTATCATCTGTATCGTAATTGGCGAAGGTGCTTCTGGTGGAGCTTTAGGTATTGGAATTGGAGATAAAGTATACATGTTGCAAAACACATGGTATTCTGTAATCTCTCCAGAGTCTTGTTCTTCCATCCTATGGAGAAGCTGGGACCAGAAAGAAAGAGCAGCAGAGGCCTTAAAACTAACCGCAGAAGATATGCTTGGTAATGGATTGATCGATGGTATCATTGAAGAGCCTATCGGTGGTGCACACCAAGACCCTGAAGCGACTGCTTTGAACGTAAAGAATAAAATCCTTTCAGACCTAGCCGTTCTAGGCGCTAAGGATAGCGATACACTGGTTGCTGAACGAATCGACAAATTCAGCAAAATGGGAGTTGTAAACGAATAA
- a CDS encoding mechanosensitive ion channel family protein, whose amino-acid sequence MNAAATENKPKIPWVFIGKVILVIIIIALHINFEYDIEKRKLLAQFLRGLYSFLIPSIVLSMFRFLVIMLYNARDSQKRERGNFVLGINRLTAVLNTVFFVIAIMTAFGINPKDFITSITIVAMAIAVIFKDYITNMISGLIVMFSEQLSVGDRIKVGEHKGRIIDITFANLVLQDEEDDIVMVPNNLVFTATFMNLSAHQSSLFTVKFELPLEVSLHIEELEEHLRLSLTTHPNLEIKEDEFQVKVLELGKDFVRYKLDLYAVTNSNRMHRNIENEILKEIIKFERNILKSS is encoded by the coding sequence ATGAATGCAGCTGCCACAGAAAACAAACCAAAAATTCCTTGGGTATTTATAGGGAAGGTCATTCTCGTCATCATCATTATTGCTTTACACATCAATTTTGAATACGATATCGAGAAAAGGAAACTATTGGCCCAATTCCTAAGAGGTCTGTATTCTTTCTTGATCCCAAGTATTGTCCTTTCCATGTTCCGCTTTCTGGTGATCATGCTCTACAATGCACGGGATTCTCAAAAAAGAGAACGCGGTAACTTTGTGCTCGGTATCAATAGGCTTACAGCAGTATTGAATACGGTATTTTTTGTGATAGCAATCATGACTGCATTTGGCATTAATCCCAAAGACTTTATTACCAGCATTACCATCGTAGCCATGGCCATTGCGGTTATCTTTAAGGATTATATTACCAACATGATATCCGGATTAATCGTTATGTTCTCTGAGCAGTTATCCGTTGGAGATAGAATCAAGGTGGGAGAGCATAAGGGGAGGATTATTGACATTACCTTTGCCAATCTGGTATTACAGGATGAAGAGGACGATATTGTAATGGTGCCGAACAATCTGGTATTTACGGCTACTTTCATGAACCTGTCTGCACATCAATCCAGTCTTTTTACCGTTAAATTCGAACTTCCTCTGGAAGTATCCTTACATATTGAGGAATTAGAGGAGCATTTAAGGCTAAGCCTGACTACCCATCCAAATCTGGAAATCAAGGAAGATGAATTTCAGGTAAAAGTTTTAGAATTAGGTAAGGACTTCGTTCGTTATAAACTGGACCTTTACGCTGTAACCAACAGCAATAGAATGCATAGAAATATCGAGAATGAGATCTTGAAGGAGATAATCAAGTTCGAAAGAAATATCCTTAAATCTTCCTAA